A genomic stretch from Theobroma cacao cultivar B97-61/B2 chromosome 4, Criollo_cocoa_genome_V2, whole genome shotgun sequence includes:
- the LOC18601669 gene encoding LOW QUALITY PROTEIN: phenolic glucoside malonyltransferase 1 (The sequence of the model RefSeq protein was modified relative to this genomic sequence to represent the inferred CDS: inserted 1 base in 1 codon), producing MASSTTAKILGFTRIKPFPDSPKSAAELSLPLTFFDIYWFKLPPVERLFFYQLNNSTPAYFNSVILPKLKHSLSLTLLHYLPLAGNLKWPSTSPKPIILYTPDDGVSLTVAESAADFNLLSSNGIYEAVELHPLKPALVTSDDSASTIALQITLFPNMGFCIGITAHHAVLDGKTTTSFMKSWAYLCNQGYTENSPLPPELTPFLDRSVIQDVTGLDLDMLYLNQWLASVGSDSDTKDKSLKILPNEGEAPNLVRATFNISPEDFKKMRERVLATLSDSSIQLHLSTFVLTFAYVTSCIVKARGGERDRTVWIGFTANCRARLDPPVPENYFGNCNTVFTDLSKARDFMDENGFAFAAKRVSNMVKRLIDKGVFDGAEEKLKPVFDVGKEPAGSVQVITVXGSPRFDVYGSDFGWGRPWKVEVVSIDKNEAISMAESRGGSRGVEVGLALKKHEMERFSSMFLKDV from the exons ATGGCATCTTCCACCACAGCGAAAATCCTTGGGTTCACCAGAATCAAACCATTCCCTGactcaccaaaatcagctgcTGAGCTCTCCCTTCCACTCACCTTCTTCGACATTTACTGGTTCAAACTCCCACCAGTTGAGCGACTCTTTTTTTACCAACTGAACAACTCCACGCCTGCATATTTCAACTCAGTGATCCTCCCAAAACTCAAGCATTCCCTTTCTCTTACTCTCCTCCATTACCTCCCTCTTGCTGGCAACCTCAAGTGGCCATCAACTTCCCCTAAACCCATCATTTTATACACTCCAGATGATGGAGTTTCACTCACGGTTGCTGAGTCCGCTGCAGACTTTAACCTTCTCTCAAGCAATGGAATCTACGAAGCTGTTGAGTTGCACCCTTTGAAACCTGCGCTGGTAACATCAGATGACTCTGCATCAACTATAGCCTTGCAAATAACCCTTTTTCCAAATATGGGGTTTTGCATTGGAATAACTGCTCACCATGCCGTTCTTGATGGTAAAACCACAACCTCTTTCATGAAATCTTGGGCTTATCTATGCAATCAAGGTTATACAGAAAACTCTCCCTTGCCACCAGAGCTAACCCCATTTCTTGATAGGAGTGTCATCCAAGATGTTACAGGGCTTGACCTTGATATGCTATACTTGAACCAGTGGCTAGCTAGTGTCGGGTCAGATTCAGATACTAAGGACAAAAGCCTGAAGATTTTGCCAAACGAAGGAGAAGCTCCTAATCTAGTTCGAGCCACATTTAACATCAGCCCTGAAGATTTcaagaaaatgagagaaaggGTATTGGCTACATTATCTGATAGCTCAATACAGCTTCATTTATCAACTTTTGTGCTTACTTTTGCTTATGTAACTAGTTGCATCGTTAAAGCAAGAGGTGGAGAACGTGATAGAACTGTTTGGATTGGATTCACAGCTAATTGCAGGGCACGTTTAGACCCACCTGTCcctgaaaattattttggaaACTGCAATACCGTTTTCACAGATTTATCAAAAGCAAGAGATTTCATGGATGAAAACGGGTTTGCATTTGCCGCAAAAAGGGTAAGCAATATGGTTAAGAGATTAATAGACAAGGGGGTTTTCGATGGAGCAGAAGAGAAGCTGAAACCCGTATTCGATGTTGGTAAGGAACCAGCAGGGTCAGTACAAGTTATTACTG GTGGATCGCCTCGATTTGATGTTTATGGATCTGACTTTGGGTGGGGAAGGCCCTGGAAGGTAGAGGTTGTATCTATTGATAAAAATGAAGCCATTTCTATGGCTGAAAGTAGAGGTGGGAGTAGGGGAGTTGAGGTTGGCTTGGCTTTGAAGAAACATGAAATGGAGCGTTTTTCTTCTATGTTTCTCAAAGATGTTTAA